One Phalacrocorax aristotelis chromosome 11, bGulAri2.1, whole genome shotgun sequence DNA segment encodes these proteins:
- the ZBTB33 gene encoding transcriptional regulator Kaiso isoform X2 gives MEGKKLISATDTQYSSVLLQSLNEQRGHGLFCDVTVIVEDRKFRAHRNILSASSTYFHQLFSVAGQVVELSFVRAEIFAEILNYIYSSKIISIRSDLLDELIKSGQQLGVKFIADLGVSPSEGKNMPSKVKNGALETSSPGQKDAETQVPVIRPENQEITDGMPVITQSFSLHGIEYETTKITVSDSDDDDDVIFCSEIVPPKECTKDTNAATQNQPCPSPAGVSDQKSCGSGGSPHLASTTAAQKLSLSASQLSPNQTQLSAESLLSATPQHLTPNIIVLNKPRLNSSLGASSLHQTHVTPTINLVEDNQQPSNNGSLTEAETTAVDDEEVVEDDVDIISSSSPGSVSSSSLVQQPSIPKAATAEGSGVQKKQVVTFSQEPFAKPGEFKIKISDVLTGNNKEFSSGIASKHAAEGQKIITLDTATEIEGLSTGCKVYANIGEDTYDIVIPVKGDSEEGEAKLDETPRTSGDDSPNRKRMKVKHDDHYELIVDGRVYYICIVCKRSYACLTSLRRHFNVHSWEKKYPCRYCDKVFPLAEYRTKHEIHHTGERRYQCLTCGKSFINYQITASHIRSVHSQDPSGDTKLYRLHPCRSLQIRQYAYITDHSSSIPVINEGGIVYRVGTGKDGAEGTTSNPPAKQITWDDIFIPQGNEAIFKQNPSEGSTEFEFVIPESY, from the coding sequence atggaggggaaaaaactgatTTCTGCAACAGACACACAGTATTCTAGTGTGCTCCTTCAGTCTTTGAATGAACAACGTGGCCATGGACTTTTTTGCGATGTTACTGTCATTGTGGAGGACCGGAAATTTCGAGCTCACAGAAACATCCTTTCGGCCTCAAGCACATATTTTCACCAGCTTTTCTCAGTGGCCGGGCAAGTGGTGGAACTGAGCTTTGTAAGAGCAGAAATTTTTGCAGAAATTCTTAACTATATTTATAGTTCCAAAATAATCAGCATTCGATCTGATTTGCTTGATGAACTGATTAAATCAGGGCAACAGCTGGGTGTTAAATTCATAGCCGATCTGGGCGTGTCTCCgtctgaaggaaaaaacatgcCAAGCAAGGTCAAAAATGGTGCTTTGGAAACTTCTAGTCCAGGTCAAAAGGATGCTGAAACGCAAGTACCCGTGATAAGGCCAGAGAATCAGGAGATAACGGATGGGATGCCTGTTATAACACAGTCATTCTCCTTACATGGCATAGAATACGAGACTACAAAAATTACAGTGAGTGAttcagatgatgatgatgatgtaatTTTTTGCTCTGAGATTGTTCCTCCAAAAGAATGTACTAAAGATACAAATGCTGCAACACAGAACCAGCCTTGCCCAAGCCCAGCTGGAGTTTCTGACCAAAAATCATGTGGCAGTGGTGGCTCTCCCCATTTGGCGAGCACCACAGCAGCTCAAAAACTCTCTTTGTCTGCCAGTCAGCTAAGcccaaaccaaacacaattAAGTGCCGAATCGCTTCTCTCTGCAACACCGCAGCATCTGACTCCTAATATCATTGTGCTAAATAAGCCTCGACTTAACTCATCGCTCGGTGCCAGCTCCTTGCATCAAACGCATGTGACCCCTACAATTAATTTAGTTGAGGATAACCAGCAGCCATCTAATAATGGCTCCTTAACTGAAGCGGAAACCACTGCTGTTGATGATGAAGAGGTGGTTGAAGATGATGTCGATATTATCAGCTCTTCTAGTCCTGGTTCAGTCAGCAGTAGCTCTTTGGTTCAGCAACCTTCCATACCCAAGGCAGCAACCGCTGAAGGATCAGGAGTACAGAAAAAACAGGTGGTTACATTTTCACAAGAGCCATTTGCTAAACCtggagaatttaaaataaaaatctcagatGTCCTTACTGGAAACAATAAGGAATTCAGTTCAGGTATAGCATCGAAGCATGCGGCAGAAGGGCAGAAGATCATAACATTAGATACAGCAACCGAGATAGAAGGCCTGTCCACAGGCTGTAAGGTTTATGCAAATATCGGTGAGGATACGTATGATATAGTCATTCCTGTAAAGGGCGATTCCGAGGAAGGCGAAGCCAAGCTCGATGAAACGCCTAGAACATCTGGTGATGATTCCCCAAACAGGAAACGCATGAAAGTAAAGCACGATGACCATTACGAGCTCATAGTGGATGGAAGGGTCTACTACATTTGTATTGTGTGTAAGAGGTCATACGCATGTCTGACGAGTTTACGGAGACATTTTAACGTTCATTCCTGGGAGAAGAAATATCCGTGTCGATACTGCGACAAAGTTTTTCCCCTTGCAGAATACCGTACAAAGCATGAAATTCACCACACTGGTGAGCGAAGGTACCAGTGCTTGACGTGTGGCAAATCTTTCATCAACTACCAAATTACGGCCTCCCACATAAGATCAGTTCATAGCCAAGACCCTTCCGGAGATACCAAGCTTTATCGATTGCATCCTTGCAGGTCGTTGCAGATCAGACAGTATGCATACATTACTGATCACTCCAGCAGCATACCAGTAATAAACGAGGGTGGAATTGTTTATCGTGTTGGCACAGGGAAGGATGGCGCTGAAGGGACAACATCTAATCCCCCAGCCAAACAAATTACCTGGGATGACATTTTCATTCCACAGGGAAATGaagcaatttttaaacaaaacccatCAGAGGGAAGTACTGAATTTGAGTTTGTAATACCGGAATCTTACTGA